In Aegilops tauschii subsp. strangulata cultivar AL8/78 chromosome 3, Aet v6.0, whole genome shotgun sequence, one genomic interval encodes:
- the LOC109779187 gene encoding lecithin-cholesterol acyltransferase-like 1, which yields MVMAIPLLLAQLLLLAVALAAVQAAPGLHPVVLVPGYATNELDARLTELYRPSSPGCGARKGEGWFRLYLNYSALQDPGNVPCFAEQMSSVYDPAADDYSNVAGVETRVPFFGSTQAFRYPDPDRKNFSYMSTFVERLEKTGYRDGETMFGAPYDFRYAVAPVGRPSRVGDAFFRALKNLVERASGLNGGRPVVIATHSFGGLLAHQFLIRQPLAWRRRFVGRFVPIAAPWGGLVRGMQTLVSGNNLGLPFVDPRALLRQGRSQQSSLWRLPSPAAFGAATPLVTTKSRNYSAGDVADFLVAIGLGEAVGPYESRVLPLFGGELPHPGVPVTTVVGVGVGTPERIVFPGDDFDATPSVVAGDGDGVVNLVSAVAVETSWSHRGVDFSMVKVSNMSHNALLVDDRALEIIIREIQRAD from the exons ATGGTCATGGCGATCCCGTTGCTTCTTGCCCAATTACTCCTACTGGCAGTGGCACTAGCAGCGGTGCAAGCGGCGCCGGGCTTGCACCCCGTGGTCCTGGTGCCGGGCTACGCCACCAACGAGCTGGACGCGCGGCTCACCGAGCTCTACCGGCCGTCGTCGCCGGGCTGCGGGGCGCGCAAGGGGGAGGGGTGGTTCCGCCTCTACCTCAACTACTCCGCCCTCCAGGACCCCGGCAACGTGCCGTGCTTCGCGGAGCAGATGAGCTCCGTGTACGACCCCGCCGCCGACGACTACTCCAACGTCGCCGGCGTGGAGACGCGCGTCCCCTTCTTCGGCTCCACCCAAGCCTTCCGCTACCCCGATCCTGATCGCAA GAATTTCTCCTACATGAGCACGTTCGTGGAGCGGCTGGAGAAGACGGGGTACCGCGACGGCGAGACCATGTTCGGCGCGCCCTACGACTTCCGGTACGCCGTTGCGCCGGTGGGGCGCCCGTCCAGGGTCGGCGacgccttcttccgggcgcttaAGAACCTAGTCGAGAGGGCGagcgggctcaacggcggcaggcCGGTGGTGATCGCCACCCACAGTTTCGGCGGCCTGCTGGCGCACCAGTTCCTCATCCGCCAGCCGCTGGCCTGGCGCCGGCGGTTCGTGGGGCGCTTCGTGCCCATCGCCGCCCCGTGGGGCGGCCTCGTCCGGGGAATGCAGACGCTGGTCTCCGGAAACAACCTGGGCCTGCCATTCGTGGACCCGCGCGCGCTGCTGCGGCAGGGCAGGAGCCAGCAGAGCAGCCTGTGGAGACTGCCCAGCCCGGCCGCCTTCGGCGCCGCGACGCCATTGGTGACCACCAAGAGCAGGAACTACTCGGCCGGCGACGTGGCGGACTTCCTCGTCGCCATCGGGTTGGGCGAGGCCGTCGGGCCGTACGAGTCCCGCGTGCTGCCGCTGTTCGGCGGGGAGCTGCCGCATCCCGGGGTGCCGGTGACCACCGTCGTCGGGGTCGGGGTGGGGACGCCGGAAAGGATAGTGTTCCCCGGGGATGATTTCGACGCGACGCCGTCCGTGGTCgccggggacggcgacggggTGGTGAACCTGGTGAGCGCCGTGGCGGTGGAGACGTCGTGGAGCCACCGTGGTGTGGATTTTAGTATGGTCAAGGTGTCCAACATGTCCCATAATGCCCTTCTGGTGGATGATCGAGCGCTCGAGATCATCATCCGAGAGATTCAACGGGCTGATTAG